A region of Heteronotia binoei isolate CCM8104 ecotype False Entrance Well chromosome 2, APGP_CSIRO_Hbin_v1, whole genome shotgun sequence DNA encodes the following proteins:
- the DLGAP4 gene encoding disks large-associated protein 4 isoform X4, whose protein sequence is MSTKQDTDSDTQEPNNSSCKSSERSLADCPPCNNSNSLDASTRQTAMPSQIKRNLSYGDSNDPALEPSSLPPPDPWLETSTNTPSEPTQPGACRRDGYWFQKLLQAETERLEGWCRQMDQETKENNLSEEVLGKVLSAVGSAQLLMSQKFQQFRGLCDQNLNPNSNPRPTAQDLAGFWDLLQLSIEDISMKFDELYHLKANGWQLAETPEKKEEKKAPPPVPKKPAKSKSQLNRDKASDSVDKQRQEARKRLMAAKRAASVRQNSATESADSIEIYVPEAQTRL, encoded by the exons ATGTCCACCAAGCAGGACACAGATTCTGACACACAAGAACCGAATAACTCTAGCTGTAAATCATCTGAGAGAAGCCTTGCTGATTGTCCACCATGCAACAATTCCAACAGCCTTGATGCCAGTACGAGGCAAACAGCCATGCCCTCCCAGATCAAGAGAAACCTCTCCTATGGAGACAGCAATGACCCAGCCCTAgagccttcctctcttcctcctcctgaccCTTGGCTTGAGACTTCCACCAACACTCCATCAGAACCAACACAGCCAGGAGCTTGCCGAAGGGACGGGTATTGGTTTCAGAAACTGCTGCAAGCAGAGACTGAAAGATTAGAAGGATGGTGTCGTCAGATGGACCAAGAGACCAAAGAGAACAATCTCTCTGAAGAAG tcTTAGGCAAAGTCCTCAGTGCAGTGGGCAGTGCACAGTTACTAATGTCTCAGAAATTCCAGCAATTCCGTGGCCTCTGTGACCAAAACTTG AACCCCAATTCCAATCCCAGGCCCACAGCACAGGACCTTGCTGGTTTCTGGGATCTCTTGCAATTGTCCATCGAAGACATCAGCATGAAATTTGATGAGTTGTACCATCTAAAGGCTAATGGCTGGCAGTTGGCAGAGACACCGGAGAAGAAG gaagagaagaaagcaCCCCCTCCTGTGCCAAAGAAGCCAGCCAAATCTAAATCTCAGCTAAACAGGGACaaggcctctgattcagtggaTAAACAGCGCCAGGAAGCTCGCAAGCGACTGATGGCGGCAAAGCGTGCTGCCTCGGTCCGGCAGAACTCTGCCACAGAGAGTGCGGACAGCATTGAAATCTACGTTCCTGAGGCACAGACCCGTCTTTGA